From one Paenibacillus sp. FSL K6-1330 genomic stretch:
- a CDS encoding GNAT family N-acetyltransferase, with translation MNLYHIRVAGREDESFLREMLYESLYVPEGEEPFSRDILEEPFMKKYVDDWGRAGDLGYIAVNATGKPIGSITIRHFDEENKGFGYVSDDIPELGMALLPESRRQGLGTALMKELFRGMKEQGIQKVSLSVAPENTAAMKLYERFGFQEVGVSGTSITMVADVI, from the coding sequence ATGAATTTATACCATATTCGAGTCGCTGGCCGGGAGGATGAATCCTTTTTGCGGGAGATGCTGTATGAGTCTCTGTATGTGCCCGAGGGAGAGGAGCCTTTTAGCCGAGACATACTCGAAGAGCCGTTCATGAAAAAATACGTGGACGACTGGGGGCGAGCGGGCGATTTAGGCTATATTGCCGTGAATGCCACAGGGAAGCCGATAGGCTCGATTACGATCCGTCATTTTGATGAAGAGAACAAAGGGTTCGGTTATGTGAGTGATGACATTCCCGAGCTGGGCATGGCGCTGCTGCCGGAATCCCGCAGGCAAGGGCTTGGAACGGCCCTGATGAAGGAATTGTTCAGAGGAATGAAGGAGCAGGGGATTCAGAAGGTATCGTTAAGCGTCGCTCCCGAGAACACGGCCGCTATGAAATTATATGAGCGTTTCGGATTTCAGGAGGTAGGCGTAAGCGGAACATCTATCACGATGGTTGCGGATGTAATCTGA
- a CDS encoding GNAT family N-acetyltransferase translates to MLVYGAGPITVRELEEKDELSLVSWLSNPDVLQYYEGRDNPHDVERVREHFYVDDDETRCIIEYEGKPIGYIQFYLLDEETLGEYGYNGSDADCRTFATDQFIGEPDYWNRGIGTRLVTSMVEYLVFQRQADRIVMDPQAWNERAIACYEKCGFRKIRLLEKHEQHEGELRDCWIIEYRAERN, encoded by the coding sequence ATGCTGGTGTACGGGGCTGGACCGATTACGGTTCGTGAGCTGGAGGAGAAAGATGAATTATCTTTAGTTTCTTGGTTGTCGAATCCGGATGTGCTGCAGTATTATGAGGGACGGGATAATCCTCATGACGTGGAGCGGGTGCGGGAGCATTTCTATGTCGATGATGATGAGACCCGCTGTATTATTGAGTATGAGGGGAAACCGATCGGGTATATCCAGTTTTATCTTTTGGATGAGGAGACGTTAGGCGAGTATGGGTATAACGGGAGTGATGCAGACTGCAGAACATTCGCCACGGATCAATTTATCGGGGAGCCGGATTATTGGAATCGAGGCATCGGTACGAGGCTCGTGACTTCCATGGTGGAGTATCTCGTGTTTCAGAGGCAGGCTGACCGGATCGTGATGGACCCGCAGGCTTGGAATGAACGGGCGATTGCTTGTTACGAGAAGTGCGGCTTTCGGAAGATCAGGCTGCTGGAGAAGCATGAACAGCATGAAGGAGAACTGCGGGACTGCTGGATTATTGAGTATCGGGCTGAGCGTAATTAA
- a CDS encoding carbohydrate ABC transporter permease codes for MKLNISKLIWTIVMAFIGILFILPFVWMLSTSFKPEMDVFKFPIEWIPKNWNAVENYQTVWSGQFVRYYWNSIYITIATTVINVFVCALAAYGFSKLRFRGRDAMFVLVLALYMVPPQASLVPQFLLFNWMNLIDTHAGLILLNSFSIIGAFMLKQFFMGVNNEYIESGKMDGAGHFRTFWQIALPLIRPGVATYAILRFIWTWNDYQYPLIFLKSKDLFTIQLGIRLFGDQYGDVYSLMMAGAVSAILPLLIIFAIGQKQVIEGISLGGVKG; via the coding sequence ATGAAATTAAATATATCCAAATTGATTTGGACGATCGTTATGGCCTTCATCGGTATTCTGTTTATTCTTCCGTTTGTATGGATGTTGTCAACCTCCTTTAAACCGGAGATGGATGTGTTCAAATTTCCGATTGAATGGATTCCGAAAAATTGGAATGCCGTAGAGAACTACCAGACGGTATGGAGCGGACAGTTCGTACGTTATTATTGGAACTCCATTTATATCACGATCGCTACGACCGTCATTAATGTGTTTGTATGCGCACTTGCAGCCTATGGCTTCTCCAAGCTGCGTTTTCGCGGCAGAGATGCCATGTTTGTGCTTGTTCTGGCTTTGTACATGGTTCCGCCGCAGGCTTCGCTGGTACCGCAGTTCTTATTGTTCAATTGGATGAATCTGATTGATACTCATGCGGGTCTGATCCTGTTGAACAGCTTCAGTATTATTGGGGCATTCATGTTGAAACAATTTTTCATGGGCGTAAACAATGAATATATCGAGTCCGGCAAAATGGATGGGGCGGGTCACTTCCGAACCTTCTGGCAGATTGCTCTTCCGCTTATCCGTCCGGGTGTCGCTACTTATGCGATTCTCCGGTTCATCTGGACATGGAACGACTATCAGTATCCATTAATTTTCTTGAAGTCCAAAGATCTGTTTACGATCCAGCTCGGCATCCGACTCTTTGGGGACCAATACGGGGATGTATATTCCCTCATGATGGCTGGCGCCGTATCGGCCATATTGCCTCTGCTTATCATTTTTGCGATTGGTCAGAAGCAGGTTATCGAGGGCATTTCGCTTGGCGGAGTCAAGGGCTGA
- a CDS encoding sensor histidine kinase: protein MIPKFSLRKKLIWSALLCFLLPLGGIYWVTNYLTKDLLLDRAIVSSEDALKAVQSDVNSVLDQTLELSNMVLTNSEIRQQIMSRQKQGTQEYKNEILVNYSRLIRLLDELFRQHDDYYVTILGKNDFTYTNYSHNDFNPAILYKQPWFAELNQIPSFSTYWVGLQDNYFHTADKDGSYLVTIGRPIRTSSNSIIGYVIISVNERKIRNHLQSGSNSDQDMMLLDEEGVVISHSDPSLIGSRMTWWNQDERARTIEMDGQEYVYAEQSIRPNTWNLVSLIPLSSAVSKYKQILLISFGLQVLFFTLFCILLMVLISAFTKPMRELSGFITRIGRGQLDIRSGIRGNNEVTQLARTIDHMLDRIESNIEQITVEQAKKRKAELEMLQAQINPHFMFNLLNSIRLNILIKGDKENAELIASLSSLLRMTINRDNEFIPLHEEVQTVHHYIRLMNFRHANQVRLEVNYEAGCEQALVPRFMIQPIIENAIIHGYEQFAGVIFIEAVHITEKGANDISITVRDNGIGMSEAALQELRANVDSVQGAAAPAKKGFSGIGVKNVFQRLRLIYGTNAQLEIHSEQDIGTNITLKFPFEVERGEHGVDSDSGGR from the coding sequence ATGATTCCCAAATTTTCATTGCGAAAAAAATTAATCTGGTCAGCACTGTTATGTTTTCTGCTCCCCCTGGGCGGAATATATTGGGTTACCAATTATTTAACCAAGGATCTTCTGCTGGATAGGGCCATTGTGAGCTCTGAGGATGCACTAAAAGCGGTTCAATCCGATGTGAATAGCGTTCTGGATCAAACATTGGAGCTGTCCAACATGGTGCTGACGAACTCGGAGATCAGACAGCAAATTATGTCCAGGCAGAAGCAGGGCACGCAGGAATACAAGAATGAGATCCTTGTAAACTACAGCCGCTTGATCCGGCTGCTCGATGAGCTCTTTAGGCAGCATGATGATTATTATGTCACCATCCTTGGAAAGAACGATTTTACATATACCAATTATTCTCACAACGACTTTAATCCAGCCATTTTATACAAGCAGCCGTGGTTTGCGGAGCTAAACCAAATTCCCTCGTTCTCAACCTATTGGGTGGGATTGCAGGACAATTATTTTCATACTGCCGATAAGGATGGTTCTTATCTGGTTACGATCGGGCGACCGATAAGAACCTCCTCCAATAGCATCATCGGTTATGTCATCATCAGCGTGAATGAACGTAAAATCCGCAACCATCTTCAGAGCGGCTCTAATTCAGACCAGGATATGATGCTGTTGGATGAGGAGGGCGTGGTCATCTCTCACTCCGATCCGTCCCTAATCGGAAGCAGAATGACCTGGTGGAATCAGGATGAACGTGCAAGAACGATTGAAATGGACGGCCAGGAATATGTATACGCCGAGCAGTCCATTCGCCCGAATACTTGGAATCTGGTCAGCTTAATCCCATTATCATCGGCCGTCTCCAAGTATAAACAGATTTTATTAATCAGTTTTGGGCTGCAGGTGCTTTTCTTTACCTTATTCTGTATCCTTTTGATGGTGTTGATTTCGGCCTTTACGAAGCCGATGAGGGAACTGAGCGGCTTCATAACCCGCATTGGCCGGGGACAGCTGGATATCCGCTCGGGGATACGCGGCAACAATGAGGTGACTCAGCTTGCACGGACGATTGATCATATGCTGGACAGGATCGAATCCAATATTGAGCAAATTACCGTGGAACAGGCCAAGAAGCGAAAGGCCGAGCTGGAGATGCTGCAGGCTCAGATCAACCCGCACTTTATGTTTAATCTTCTGAATTCCATCCGGCTTAACATACTGATCAAAGGGGATAAAGAGAACGCCGAATTGATTGCTTCCTTGTCTTCCCTGCTGCGAATGACGATTAACCGCGATAATGAATTTATTCCACTTCATGAAGAGGTGCAGACGGTTCATCACTATATCCGGCTCATGAATTTCCGGCATGCCAACCAGGTGAGACTAGAGGTGAATTACGAGGCAGGCTGCGAGCAAGCGTTAGTTCCGCGCTTCATGATTCAACCAATAATTGAAAACGCTATTATTCATGGCTATGAGCAGTTTGCCGGGGTCATCTTCATTGAGGCGGTCCATATCACTGAAAAAGGAGCTAACGACATCAGCATCACGGTCCGTGACAACGGGATCGGTATGAGTGAGGCTGCGCTTCAAGAGCTGCGTGCCAATGTGGACTCGGTTCAGGGAGCAGCAGCACCTGCCAAAAAGGGATTTTCCGGCATTGGTGTCAAGAATGTATTTCAGCGCCTTCGTCTGATCTACGGAACGAACGCCCAACTGGAGATTCACAGTGAGCAGGACATTGGAACAAACATCACGTTAAAGTTTCCATTCGAGGTGGAGAGAGGTGAGCATGGTGTTGACAGCGATTCTGGTGGACGATGA
- a CDS encoding DUF2642 domain-containing protein — MNNHNHFGYPAPPAGYAPGYYAYPPPQPIPLYYAPRTSAIPQPAHYATLVEPVFIEHLLRHKGAKVVIVTTAGKVDGILSAVAVDHLQLTVGDNKALHIRLAEVVYFEGVPF, encoded by the coding sequence ATGAACAACCATAACCATTTTGGTTATCCAGCGCCGCCTGCGGGTTATGCACCGGGTTACTATGCTTATCCCCCGCCCCAACCGATACCACTGTATTACGCGCCTCGTACCTCGGCAATTCCGCAGCCAGCCCATTACGCAACGTTGGTTGAACCGGTATTTATTGAACATCTGCTCCGGCATAAAGGAGCCAAGGTAGTCATCGTGACTACCGCGGGGAAAGTCGATGGGATTTTGTCCGCAGTTGCGGTGGACCATCTCCAATTGACGGTTGGGGATAATAAGGCACTGCACATTCGTCTGGCCGAGGTGGTGTACTTCGAGGGAGTTCCGTTCTGA
- a CDS encoding GNAT family N-acetyltransferase, producing the protein MNIRKLNTHEKPPMDLLLLADPSLRLVDDYVKRGHCYVAEEDSHQIGVYVLLPTRPDTIELVNVAVRENLHGQGYGKQLVNHAIGQARELGYATIEVGTGSTGVAQLALYQKCGFRMTSIDRDFFVRHYDEEIYENGMRLRDMVRLAQDL; encoded by the coding sequence GTGAACATTAGAAAGCTGAATACTCATGAAAAACCCCCTATGGACCTGCTGCTGCTTGCGGATCCATCGTTAAGGCTGGTTGATGACTATGTAAAGCGCGGTCATTGCTATGTGGCTGAAGAGGACTCGCATCAGATCGGGGTCTACGTCCTGCTGCCTACAAGGCCCGATACGATCGAGCTGGTTAACGTTGCGGTAAGAGAGAATCTGCACGGCCAGGGCTATGGCAAACAGCTTGTGAATCATGCCATCGGGCAGGCACGGGAACTCGGATATGCAACAATTGAAGTGGGCACAGGAAGCACTGGCGTGGCGCAGCTGGCGCTGTATCAGAAATGCGGATTTCGGATGACAAGCATCGATCGGGACTTTTTTGTTCGCCATTATGATGAGGAAATCTATGAGAACGGCATGCGACTGCGTGACATGGTGCGGTTGGCGCAAGATTTATAA
- a CDS encoding helix-turn-helix domain-containing protein, which translates to MRDMLAKNINRYRKERGLTQEGLAHKLGVTFQAVSKWETGQTMPDIALLPELSRLLNVSIDKLFGYSGAGKPISIYEEEYKTPEYYWGTEPNAACYQVLEMIPPTRRVKLLDIGCGEGKDAVFFARNGYEVTAFDISDAGIEKTKRLADNIGVHVNVFKADISDYRLDSEFDVLYSSGVLHYIRPEYREEIFTNYKKFTSAGGFHCLNVFVQKPFITPPPEDEPYAYDWKSGELMMHYHDWLIHSCPEVIFDCNSSGIPHRHAMSKLIAQKA; encoded by the coding sequence ATGAGAGACATGTTAGCCAAAAATATTAATCGTTACCGCAAAGAAAGGGGGCTCACCCAGGAGGGATTGGCTCACAAACTGGGCGTTACCTTCCAGGCGGTATCCAAATGGGAAACGGGACAGACCATGCCCGATATCGCGCTGCTTCCGGAGCTGTCCCGGCTGCTGAACGTCAGCATCGATAAGTTGTTTGGTTATTCTGGGGCGGGCAAGCCAATCAGCATATATGAAGAGGAGTACAAAACACCGGAGTACTATTGGGGCACGGAGCCGAACGCGGCCTGTTACCAGGTGCTTGAAATGATCCCGCCCACAAGAAGGGTAAAGCTGCTGGATATCGGGTGCGGGGAAGGGAAGGATGCCGTGTTTTTTGCCCGTAACGGCTATGAGGTCACAGCATTCGACATATCGGATGCGGGGATCGAGAAAACGAAGCGATTGGCTGATAACATCGGAGTACACGTGAATGTATTCAAGGCGGATATTTCGGACTACCGTCTAGACTCGGAGTTTGACGTGTTGTATTCCAGCGGCGTTCTGCATTATATCAGACCCGAATATCGTGAAGAGATCTTTACTAATTATAAAAAATTCACGTCGGCAGGGGGATTTCATTGCCTGAATGTGTTCGTACAAAAGCCGTTCATAACGCCTCCTCCCGAGGATGAGCCGTACGCTTACGACTGGAAATCCGGGGAGCTTATGATGCATTATCACGATTGGTTGATTCACAGCTGCCCGGAGGTCATTTTTGATTGCAATTCGTCAGGTATACCGCACCGGCATGCGATGAGTAAGTTGATTGCACAGAAGGCGTAA
- a CDS encoding extracellular solute-binding protein: MKIKRLSAMLLSLSFALVVSACGGGGSTTSDSAAQGSADAGKEAAPDQIVLKLSTWQTDAKAQWSKIIPEFEKKHPNIKVELDLLNEKGDSLASMQKLDLMAASNDRLDIVELPYTNYSQRADIGLFEPLESYIEQDGYQYDDEYLVDTRVNGKIYALPSSMQRWFVIMNKAMLEEAGLPIPTDWTWKEFEGYAKKLTKGDGVEKRYGAYLHNWPDYFQLQLMSKPSDNTFLKGDGTSNAKDPLLKANLEMMKRMMYEDKSANPYEDIISQKLAYRNQYFNGLAAMLPMGDWMVAESGGTDAIPATFETVFAPLPKLEGESKHYSPVQPTYMAVAAKSENKEAAYQFVRWYTSEGLEIGGRVFSGWAKSDTDKLIDTIVGSSKDPSKIDVESLKYTINNTVPGSAPVPVKYAEEAKNVVIPEAELYILNKHDLDKTIDSIDQKITEVVNSNKN; the protein is encoded by the coding sequence ATGAAAATCAAGAGATTATCGGCGATGTTGTTGAGCTTATCCTTTGCGCTTGTTGTTTCGGCTTGCGGAGGTGGAGGCAGCACGACGTCTGATTCGGCCGCTCAAGGCAGCGCGGACGCAGGCAAGGAAGCAGCACCTGATCAAATTGTGTTGAAACTAAGCACGTGGCAGACAGATGCAAAAGCGCAATGGAGCAAGATTATACCCGAGTTTGAGAAGAAGCATCCAAACATCAAGGTGGAGCTAGATCTCCTGAACGAGAAGGGCGATTCGCTGGCATCCATGCAAAAACTGGACCTGATGGCCGCTTCAAATGACCGGTTGGATATCGTCGAGCTTCCTTATACGAATTATTCGCAGCGGGCAGACATCGGACTTTTTGAACCGCTCGAGAGCTACATAGAACAAGATGGCTACCAATACGATGATGAATACTTGGTGGATACCAGAGTCAACGGCAAAATTTACGCACTGCCATCCTCCATGCAGCGCTGGTTCGTCATTATGAACAAAGCGATGTTGGAGGAAGCGGGTCTGCCGATCCCAACGGACTGGACGTGGAAAGAGTTTGAGGGTTACGCGAAGAAGCTGACCAAGGGGGACGGTGTCGAGAAACGATATGGCGCTTACCTGCACAATTGGCCGGATTACTTCCAGCTGCAATTGATGAGCAAGCCGTCTGATAATACGTTTCTTAAAGGCGATGGAACATCCAATGCCAAGGACCCACTGCTGAAAGCTAATCTGGAAATGATGAAGCGAATGATGTATGAGGATAAGAGTGCGAACCCGTACGAAGATATTATTTCGCAAAAGCTGGCTTACCGTAATCAATATTTCAACGGGCTTGCTGCTATGCTCCCTATGGGCGATTGGATGGTGGCGGAGTCTGGGGGAACGGACGCCATTCCGGCTACCTTCGAAACCGTATTTGCACCTCTGCCTAAACTGGAAGGGGAAAGCAAACATTACTCCCCGGTACAACCGACATATATGGCAGTGGCAGCAAAATCCGAAAATAAGGAGGCCGCTTATCAATTCGTCAGATGGTATACGTCCGAAGGTCTCGAAATCGGGGGAAGAGTATTCTCCGGCTGGGCCAAGTCGGATACGGATAAGCTGATCGATACAATTGTAGGCTCCTCGAAAGATCCATCGAAGATCGATGTGGAGTCACTGAAATATACGATTAATAACACGGTGCCAGGATCAGCTCCCGTGCCTGTAAAATATGCCGAGGAAGCAAAGAATGTTGTGATTCCAGAAGCAGAGCTGTATATTCTGAATAAGCATGATCTGGACAAAACGATCGACAGCATCGATCAGAAGATTACCGAGGTTGTGAATAGTAATAAAAATTAG
- a CDS encoding sugar ABC transporter permease, whose product MKRTNKSAHLSMAAKEQIAGYLFVAPLMLGLFILTLIPVIGSLLLSFTNWNFVAGMGAIKFAGLSNFVTLFKDSAFMQSLVNNLVFIITVPVTMILALVLSVLIDRQVYLKGAFKVIYFLPYISSIVAVAMVWQVLFHPSLGPVNKSLMSLGIDNPPKWLADIDFALPSLMMIQVWILLGYNIIIYIAGLQSIPRDLYEAAEIDGANAWVKFRSITLPCISPTTFFLLVTGIIGTFKIFDLIQVLTQGGPANSTTVIVYELYDTAFNQLKTGYASSMALILFLICLLITGAQMLAQKKWVNY is encoded by the coding sequence ATGAAACGAACAAACAAATCTGCCCATCTTAGCATGGCAGCGAAGGAGCAAATTGCCGGATATTTATTTGTTGCTCCTTTAATGCTTGGGCTGTTTATTTTGACATTAATCCCTGTCATTGGGTCTTTGCTGCTAAGTTTCACGAATTGGAACTTCGTAGCCGGGATGGGTGCAATCAAATTTGCAGGACTGAGTAATTTCGTCACCCTATTCAAGGACAGTGCTTTTATGCAAAGTTTGGTTAACAATCTGGTCTTCATTATTACCGTTCCTGTTACCATGATTTTGGCCTTGGTACTTTCGGTACTGATTGACCGGCAGGTCTATCTTAAGGGTGCCTTTAAGGTTATTTACTTTCTTCCCTATATTTCAAGCATTGTTGCTGTCGCCATGGTGTGGCAGGTTCTATTCCACCCATCTCTTGGCCCGGTGAATAAGTCGCTGATGTCCCTGGGTATAGATAATCCGCCGAAATGGCTTGCGGATATCGATTTTGCGCTGCCGTCCCTGATGATGATTCAGGTGTGGATCCTATTAGGGTACAACATCATCATCTATATTGCCGGATTACAGTCCATCCCAAGAGACCTGTATGAAGCTGCCGAGATTGATGGAGCGAATGCATGGGTGAAATTCCGCAGTATTACGCTGCCGTGCATATCGCCGACCACCTTTTTCTTATTAGTGACCGGGATCATCGGCACCTTCAAGATTTTTGATCTGATCCAAGTTCTAACACAGGGCGGACCGGCTAATTCGACAACCGTCATCGTATATGAATTATACGATACAGCCTTCAATCAGCTGAAGACAGGTTATGCCTCCAGTATGGCTTTGATCCTGTTCCTGATCTGTCTGCTGATCACGGGTGCACAGATGCTAGCTCAGAAGAAGTGGGTCAACTATTAG
- the trxB gene encoding thioredoxin-disulfide reductase, which translates to MYKSIVIGTGPAGLTAAIYLARANLKPLVIEGMQPGGQLTTTTEVENFPGFPQGIMGPELMDNMRQQAERFGAEFKSAWVESVDFSERPFKVNVEGMGELLAESVIISTGASAKYLGIPGEQENVGRGVSTCATCDGFFFRGKKIIVIGGGDSAMEEASFLTRFASSVTVVNRRTELRASKIMQDRARENEKIQWALDRTPVEVVTSETGVKGLKVRNNETGEDELIEAEGVFVAIGHTPNTGFLGNQITTDPTGYILVKPGTTETNIPGVFACGDVQDTRYRQAITAAGTGCMAAMDCEKYLEGHMVHDWSETLNK; encoded by the coding sequence ATGTACAAATCAATCGTAATCGGAACAGGACCTGCCGGATTGACGGCAGCCATCTACTTGGCACGCGCGAACTTGAAGCCGCTCGTTATCGAGGGAATGCAGCCGGGCGGTCAGCTTACGACAACGACGGAGGTTGAGAACTTCCCTGGATTTCCGCAAGGAATCATGGGTCCCGAGCTGATGGATAATATGCGTCAACAAGCGGAGCGCTTCGGTGCAGAGTTCAAGAGTGCCTGGGTCGAATCCGTTGATTTCTCCGAGCGTCCGTTCAAGGTGAATGTCGAGGGCATGGGCGAGCTTCTGGCTGAGTCCGTTATTATATCGACGGGAGCTTCCGCGAAGTATCTCGGAATTCCGGGAGAGCAGGAGAACGTTGGTCGCGGCGTAAGTACATGCGCCACATGCGACGGGTTCTTCTTCCGCGGGAAAAAGATCATTGTCATCGGCGGCGGCGACTCCGCGATGGAGGAAGCCAGCTTCTTGACGCGTTTTGCTTCCAGCGTAACGGTAGTGAACCGCCGGACCGAGCTGCGTGCATCCAAGATCATGCAGGATCGTGCACGTGAGAATGAGAAGATCCAGTGGGCTCTGGACCGTACGCCGGTTGAGGTGGTTACCAGCGAAACCGGTGTTAAAGGCCTGAAGGTCCGCAACAACGAGACCGGAGAAGACGAACTGATTGAAGCGGAAGGCGTATTCGTGGCTATCGGCCATACACCGAACACGGGCTTCCTTGGCAATCAGATTACGACCGATCCGACTGGTTACATCCTGGTTAAACCGGGAACGACGGAGACGAACATTCCGGGCGTATTCGCTTGCGGCGATGTCCAGGATACCCGTTACCGCCAAGCTATTACGGCTGCAGGCACAGGCTGTATGGCCGCTATGGACTGCGAGAAATATCTCGAGGGTCATATGGTGCATGACTGGAGCGAAACGCTGAATAAATAA
- a CDS encoding aminoglycoside 3'-phosphotransferase, translating into MKKVRIPFDIKTLPVSLQPYIQTAAVYDSSSSEQAKTLYIEGANQPMFLKITKRDELKREGLMSDYLHGKGLAPKVLAYEQHGDNDYLLTVALQGDDGVSRGHLEDPKRLAAVFGESLRYLHSISAADCPFPNRTAELVQEYQEGIMNKMGDIKGFPGGREQALLCLEKLQGTADHDVLLHGDYCLPNLIMRDFQLEGFIDLGYGGIGDLHYDLYWGIWTLRYNLGSDDYQDIFLDHYGRNDFDRERLALWTALTDSI; encoded by the coding sequence ATGAAAAAAGTACGCATTCCATTCGACATAAAAACGCTGCCTGTTAGCTTGCAGCCCTATATCCAGACAGCTGCCGTCTATGACAGCAGCTCCTCGGAACAGGCTAAAACCCTGTACATCGAGGGAGCGAACCAACCGATGTTTTTGAAGATAACGAAACGAGATGAACTTAAGAGAGAAGGGTTGATGTCGGATTATTTACACGGAAAAGGCCTGGCTCCCAAGGTGCTGGCCTATGAGCAGCATGGCGATAACGATTACCTGCTGACCGTCGCCCTGCAAGGGGATGATGGGGTGTCCAGGGGACATCTGGAAGATCCGAAGAGACTGGCTGCCGTGTTCGGGGAGAGTTTGCGTTATCTCCATTCTATATCTGCTGCCGATTGTCCCTTTCCGAATCGAACAGCTGAACTTGTCCAGGAGTATCAGGAAGGCATCATGAACAAAATGGGAGATATCAAAGGGTTTCCGGGCGGAAGAGAACAGGCTCTATTATGCCTTGAGAAGCTGCAGGGAACGGCTGATCATGATGTGCTGCTCCACGGCGATTATTGTCTGCCGAATTTGATTATGAGAGATTTCCAGCTTGAAGGTTTTATCGATCTGGGTTATGGCGGGATCGGAGACCTTCATTACGACCTCTATTGGGGAATTTGGACGCTTCGATATAACCTGGGAAGCGATGACTACCAGGATATTTTTCTCGACCATTACGGCCGCAACGATTTTGATCGGGAGAGATTGGCGCTATGGACCGCATTGACGGATAGTATCTAG